Proteins encoded in a region of the Epinephelus lanceolatus isolate andai-2023 chromosome 20, ASM4190304v1, whole genome shotgun sequence genome:
- the cul2 gene encoding cullin-2 produces MSLKPRVVDFDETWNKLLTTIKAVVMLDYVERATWNDRFSDIYALCVAYPEPLGERLYTETKIFLENHVRQLYKKVLESEEKVLVMYHRYWDEYSKGADYMDCLYRYLNTQFIKKNKLTEADLQYGYGGVDMNEPLMEIGELALDMWRRLMIEPLQAVLIRMLLNEIKNDRCGENPNQKVIHGVINSFVHVEQYKKKFPLKFYQEIFEGPFLTKTGEYYKQEASNLLQESNCSQYMEKVLGRLKDEEMRCRKYLHPSSYAKVIHECQQRMVADHLQFLHGECQSIIRQEKRDDMANMYTLLRAVANGLPHMIQELQVHIHNEGIRGTSNLSQENMPTLFVESVLEVHSKFVQLINTVLNGDQHFMSALDKALTSVVNFREPKSICKAPELLAKYCDNLLKKSAKGMTENEVEDKLTSFITVFKYIDDKDIFQKFYARMLAKRLIHGLSLSMDSEEAMINKLKQACGYEFTSKLHRMYTDMSVSADLNNKFNNFIKTQETVVDLGISFQIYVLQAGAWPLTHVPSSTFAIPQELEKSVQMFELFYNQHFSGRKLTWLHYLCTGEVKMNYLSKPYVAMVTTYQMAVLLAFNNSQTVTYKELQDGTQMNEKELQKTIKSLLDVKMLNHDSQKEEIEAESTFSLNMSFTSKRTKFKITTSMQKDTPQEMEQTRSAVDEDRKMYLQAAIVRIMKARKVLRHNALIQEVINQSKARFNPSISMIKKCIEVLIDKQYIERSQTSADEYSYVA; encoded by the exons ATGTCCTTAAAGCCGCGGGTGGTGGATTTCGACGAGACATGGAACAAGCTACTGACGACAATCAAGGCCGTTGTGATGCTCGACTATGTGGAGAGAGCCACGTGGAATGACCGGTTCTC TGACATTTATGCCTTGTGTGTTGCATACCCAGAGCCTTTGGGTGAGAGATTATACACAGAGACCAAGATTTTTCTCGAGAATCATGTTCGGCAGTTGTACAAG aaAGTCCTGGAATCAGAAGAGAAGGTTTTAGTGATGTACCACAGATACTGGGATGAGTACAGCAAAGGAGCTGACTACATGGACTGTTTGTACAG GTATCTCAACACTCAGTTCATCAAGAAGAACAAACTAACAGAAGCAGACCTACAGTACGGCTACGGGGGAGTGGACATGAACGAGCCGCTCATGGAGATCGGAGAG CTAGCGCTAGATATGTGGAGGAGACTAATGATCGAGCCCCTGCAGGCTGTCCTGATCCGGATGTTGCTGAATGAAAtcaaaaa TGATCGTTGTGGCGAGAACCCCAACCAGAAGGTAATCCACGGGGTCATCAACTCCTTTGTTCATGTTGAACAGTACAAGAAGAAGTTTCCACTAAAG TTTTATCAGGAAATCTTCGAAGGGCCATTTCTGACAAAAACAGGAGAGTATTACAAACAGGAAGCCTCCAATCTACTGCAAGAATCCAACTGCTCACAGTATATGGAGAAG GTTTTGGGGCGGTTGAAAGATGAAGAGATGAGATGTCGGAAGTACCTGCACCCCAGCTCCTATGCCAAAGTCATCCATGAATGCCAGCAGAGGATGGTCGCAGATCACCTGCAGTTCCTGCACGGGGAGTGTCAGAGCATTATACGGCAGGAGAAGAGAGACG acATGGCCAACATGTACACTCTGTTGCGGGCCGTGGCCAACGGGTTGCCCCACATGATCCAGGAGCTGCAGGTCCATATTCACAACGAGGGCATCAGAGGCACCAGTAACCTCTCTCAGGAAAAC ATGCCAACCCTGTTTGTGGAGTCAGTGCTGGAGGTTCACAGTAAATTTGTTCAGCTCATAAACACAGTTCTAAACGGAGATCAGCACTTCATGAGTGCACTCGATAAG GCTTTGACGTCTGTGGTGAACTTCAGGGAGCCTAAGTCCATCTGTAAAGCCCCTGAActg CTGGCGAAATACTGTGACAATCTGCTGAAAAAGTCTGCAAAGGGAATGACGGAGAACGAGGTGGAGGACAAGCTGACGAGCTTCATCACAGTGTTCAAGTACATAGACGACAAGGACATCTTTCAAAAG TTTTATGCCAGAATGCTAGCAAAGAGGTTAATACATGGTTTATCATTGTCAATGGACTCAGAAGAAGCCATGATCAACAAACTAAAG CAAGCTTGTGGCTACGAGTTCACGAGCAAACTCCACAGAATGTACACAGACATGAGCGTGAGCGCCGACCTCAACAACAAGTTCAACAATTTCATCAAGACGCAGGAGACGGTGGTGGACCTGGGCATCAGCTTCCAGATCTATGTATTACAG GCTGGAGCCTGGCCGCTAACGCACGTCCCCTCCTCCACATTCGCCATCCCTCAAGAACTAGAGAAGAGTGTGCAGATG TTTGAGTTGTTCTATAATCAGCACTTCAGTGGGAGGAAGTTGACCTGGCTGCACTATCTCTGCACAG GTGAGGTGAAGATGAACTACCTGTCCAAGCCCTACGTTGCCATGGTGACCACCTACCAGATGGCTGTGCTGCTGGCCTTCAACAACAGCCAGACGGTGACCTACAAGGAGCTGCAGGACGGCACCCAGATGAACGAGAAGGAGCTACAGAAGACCATCAAGTCCCTGCTGGACGTCAAGATGCTCAACCACGACTCGCAAAAG GAGGAGATTGAAGCCGAGTCCACGTTTTCATTAAATATGAGTTTCACCAGTAAAAGGACAAAGTTCAAGATCACAACGTCAATGCAGAAAGACACACCACAG GAGATGGAGCAGACGAGGAGTGCCGTAGACGAGGACcgcaaaatgtatttacaagCTGCTATAGTGAGAATCATGAAGGCCCGCAAGGTGCTCCGACACAACGCCCTCATTCAGGAG GTCATCAATCAGTCCAAAGCCAGGTTCAACCCAAGTATCAGCATGATCAAGAAGTGCATCGAGGTGCTCATCGACAAGCAGTACATCGAGCGAAGCCAGACCTCAGCAGACGAGTACAGCTATGTGGCGTAG